Part of the Caulobacter sp. SL161 genome is shown below.
ATCTCGCCCGATAGCACGCGGGTCTCATCCCAGCTGGTCGGAACCGCGCTGATGAAATCCAGCCCGGCCGGCGAGGCGGCGTAGGTCAGCGGACTGTCCGAGACCATGGTCAGCGGGCTGTCATAGACGACGTACATGGCCAGGGCCTGGCCGCGGGTGGTCTGCACGGTGGGCAGGATGAACTGGCTCTTGAAGTCCTTGGGGGCGACGTTCCGGAAGCCGCCGGGCGTATAGTCCATCGGCCCCAGCAGCATCCGCGTGAAGGGCAGGGTGACATTGTGGGTGGCGGTGATCCGCCGACTCCACTTGTTGTACTCCGCGCCCAGCACGCCCTCTTGGGTCACATAGTGCGGATAGGGGCGAACGAGGCCCGTCGGGCGATAGGCGCCGTGCAGGTCGACCATCAGGCGGTGCTCGCCGGCCTTGGTCAGCAGGCGGTGGTAGAAGTCGACCATCTGCTGGTCGTTGCGGTCCATGAAGTCGACCTTGATCCCCTTGATCCCCCAGGCCTCGTAGGCGGCCAGCGCCTCATCCATCTGGGCGTCCAGCGCCTTCCAGTGCACCCAGAGCATGATCCCGACGCCGCGCTCGCGGCCATAGGCGATCAGGTCGGCGATATTGATTGCGGGGATCGGCCGGGTGACATCCGTGCCCGGAAGAACCTTCGGGGCCTGTCCCGAACCGACGTACCAGCCGTCGTCGATCAGCATGTATTCCAGCCTGTTGGCCGCCGCGAAGTCGATGAAGCCCTTCATCGCCGCGTCGGTCATGCCCTCGGCCCCGGCGACCTTGCCGCCGTTCCACCAGTCCCAGGCGGCCTTGCCGGGCTTGATCCAACTGGTGTCGGTCAGGGCCGTCGGTGGGTTCAGGCTGGTCATCAGGTTCGAGGCCACCAGGTCGCCCGGCGCCTCGCCGACCATGACCACGCGCCAGGACGAGACCGTGTCGGTCCCGATCCGTGTCAGCACGGCCTTGTTCGGATCATCCAGGCGCGGCGCCAACTGGGCCTGCAGGCCAAGGCCGCCGTCGCCGCGTCCGGTCAGGTAGAGCCCGGCCCAGTTGCGAAGGTCCGCCTCGGCCAGGGCGAAGGTCGCGCCCTTCGCGGTCTGGCAGACGACGGGCAGCTCATACAGGGCCGAGGCCCGGAAGCCGCGGGCCATGACCGGGTCGTACTCGCCCTCGTGCGAGGTGCCGAACCGCCCCAGATTCAGCGCCCAGCAGCGATCGTCGCCGGCGAAGTCGAAGCGGGTTTCCTCGCCGACCACGGCGACGCCCGCGAGATCGGCCTGGTCGGGCAGCACATAGCGGAACGCCACCCCGTCGTCATAGGCGCGGGCGATGATCTTCAGCCGCCGCTGCAATCCGCCCGTTTCGAGAAATTCTACGGTGGTCTCGTTGTAGCGGTCGCGGACAGTGCGGGTTTTGCCGACGACCAGCTCATAGGTCTCGTCCGCGCTGCGCTGCGTGGCGCCGGTGATCTTCATCCCGCTCGACAAGGCGCCGCCCTTGTCGAGCACAAGCCCCAGCGGCGAGGGGGTGATCAGCGTCTGACCCTTGAACTGCAAGGTGAAGTTGGCTTGGCCGCCTTGATCCGAGAGGCTGATCCGGGTCCGGCCATCGGGCGAGGCGATCACGTGATCGGCGGCGTGGACCGGCGCGGCGGTGGCGCTGATAGCGCCCAGCGCTGTCAGCGCTGTCAGAAAGTGGCTTGGGGCCCACATTTGAAGTTTCCAACCCGATCTTGTCTGTCTATTTGTCATACAAACTAGACGACCTCTGGATCGCCGTCGAGGGGTATGACAACGTTGTCGACGCGGCGCGTGGCCGTCGAACGAAGAAGAGTTGGGGAGTATGAACACCAAGACCCTTTGCATCGCCCTCTTGGCGTCCACCTTCCTGGCCGGCGTCGCGTCGGCCGAGAGCGCGGCTCAATCCACCGCCCAGCCCGCCAAGTGGCCTGCGGCCAAGAGCCAGGGCCTGATTGATCCGGCCACCGAAGCCTTCGTCGACTCGGTGCTGGCCAAGCTGACCCTTGAAGAGAAGGTCGGCCAGCTGATCCAGGCCGATATCGGCTCGATCAAGCCCGAGGACCTGAAGATCTATCCGCTGGGCTCGATCCTGGGGGGCGGCAGCTCGCCACCGCTGAACGCGCCCGACCGCTCGCCGCAAAAGCCGTGGGTCGACACGGCCAAGGCCTTCCGCGAGGCCGCGGCCCAGCGCGTGGGCGGGACCCATGTGCCGCTGATCTTCGGCATCGACGCCGTGCACGGCAACAACAACGTCGTCGGCGCGACCCTCTTCCCGCACAATATCGGCCTGGGCGCGGCGCGTGATCCCGAGCTGATCCGCCGCATCGGCAAGGCCACGGCGCTGGAAACCTCGGCCGCCGGCTTCGATTGGGCGTTCGGCCCGACCCTGGCCGCGCCGCGCGACGACCGCTGGGGCCGCACCTACGAAGGCTATTCGGAAGATCCGGCCATCATCCGCCAGTACGGCGGCGAGATGATCCTGGGCCTGCAGGGCGCGGTCGCGCCGTTCACCGGCGGCAAGGGCGGGGTGATCCAGCAGGGCCTCGTCGCGGCCAGCGCCAAGCACTTTCTGGGTGACGGCGGCACCGACAAGGGCGTCGACCAGGGCGACACCAAGGTCTCCGAGGACGAGCTGGTCCGCATCCACGCCCAGGGCTATGTGCCGGCCATCAACGCCGGCGCCCTGACCATCATGGCCTCGTTCAACAGCTGGAACGGCCAGAAGATGCACGGCAACAAGAGCCTGCTGACCGACGTCCTGAAGGGCAAGATGGGCTTCGACGGCTTCATCGTCGGCGACTGGAACGGCCACGGCCAGGTGGCGGGCTGCAAGCCGACCGATTGCCCGCAGTCGATCAACGCCGGCCTCGACATGTTCATGGCCCCCGACAGCTGGAAGGGGCTCTACGACAACACCCTGGCCCAGGCGAAGTCGGGTGTGATCCCGATGGCTCGCATCGATGACGCCGTGCGCCGCATCCTGCGCGTCAAGGCCAAGATGGGCCTGTTCCAGGCCGCGCGTCCGTATGAAGGCCGCGAAGGCGTGATCGGCGCGCCCGAGCACCGCGCTATCGCCCGCGAGGCGGTCCGCAAGTCGCTTGTCCTGCTGAAGAACGACGGCGTTCTGCCGGTGAAGGCTTCAGCCAATGTGCTGGTCGCCGGCTCCGGCGCCGACGACATCGGAAAGCAGTCGGGCGGCTGGACCCTGTCGTGGCAGGGCACCGGCAACACCAACGCCGACTTTCCCAACGCCGAGTCGATCTGGACCGGCGTGAAGTCGGCGGTCGAGGCCGGCGGCGGTCGCGCGACGCTCAGCGTCGACGGCAAGTTCGACAAGAAGCCGGACGTGGCCATCGTCGTCTTCGGTGAAAATCCGTATGCGGAAGGTGTCGGCGACCTGAAGTCCACGCTCGAGTATCAGCCGGGCGACAAGGCGGACCTGGCCCTGCTCAAGAGCCTGAAAGCCCAGGGCGTGAAGGTGGTGTCGGTGTTCCTCACCGGCCGTCCGCTGTGGGTCAATCCCGAGATCAACGCCTCGGACGCCTTCGTGGCCGCCTGGCTGCCGGGCTCGGAAGGCGGCGGCGTGGCCGACGTGCTGATCGGCGACAAGGCCGGCAAGCCGCGTCACGACTTCCACGGCAAGCTGTCGTTCAGCTGGCCCAAGACCGCCGGCCAGTTCCGCCTGAACAAGGGGGAGAAGGGCTATGATCCGCTGTTCGCCTACGGCTATGGCCTGTCCTACGCCAAGCCGGGCAAGGTCGGTCGGTTGTCCGAGGTCTCCGGCGTCAAGGTGGTGACCGAGAACACCAGCAACTACTTCGTGGGCGGCAAGACCCCCGAGCCGTTCGCCTTCCAGGCCGCGCCGAGCACGTCGGTGCGGATTGCGCCGGTCGACGCCGGCAACGTCCAGGAGGCCGGCCGTCAGATCACCTTCGCGGGCGACACGCCGGCGACGCTGTCGATCGTCGGCGACAAGCCGATGGATCTGTCGTTCCAGACCAACGCCGACATGGCGCTGTCGTTCTCCTACCGTCTGGACGCCCAGGCTGCGGGGCGCGTGACCCTGGCCATGGGCGAGGGACGTCTGGACGTCACGCCGCCGGCTGGTTCGCCGACCGGGCAGTGGGCCGGCGTCAAGATCCCGCTCAAGTGCTTCCAGGCCGCCGGGACGGACGTGACCAAGGTCACCGCGCCGTTCGAACTGGCCTCGACCGGCGCCTTCCAGGTGTCGATCGCCGAGGTGAAGCTGACCGCCGATCCCGCCGGCGCGGTCTGCCCGGCCAAGGCGCAGTAGGACGCTCTCAAACCTCGATCTCCCCGGCGACACGTCAGTGCGGCGAAGCCAACGCCGGGGAGATCGGGGGGAGGGGATCCGTGCTCAATCAGCTCAGATCATTCTCTCTTGTCATCCCGGCCGGAAGACCGCGCAGCGGGCTGTAGCGCCGGGACCCAGGGGCGACCGCACTGCGCCGGCCCCTGGGTCCCGGCTCTCCGCTTCGCTGCGGCCGGGATGACGAGAGATTTAGTTGTCGCGGTATCGGGGGCTTTGGCCTCCGCATTTGAGTCCAGGCCCTAGAACCGGAAATCCCCATGTCGCTGAAAGCCCTGATCCTGGCCACCGCCATGGGTCTTTCCACCCCGGCGCTGGCGGCGCCGCTGGCGTCGGTGTTCAGCGACCATGCGGTGCTGCAGCGCGATCAGCCGATCCGCGTCTGGGGCCGTGCGGCGCCGAACGCGAGCGTGGCGGTCGACCTGTCGGGACAGGGCGTCACGGCCAGCGCCGACGCGGAGGGCCGCTGGAGCGCGGTGCTGCCGGCCCGGCCCGCCGGTGGTCCTGCCCTGACTCTCACGGTCCAGACGGGCGCCGAGACCCAGACGGTCTCGAACCTCGTCATGGGCGATGTCTGGCTGTGCTCGGGCCAGTCGAACATGGAGTACCCGCTGCGCCAGGCGCTGAACGGCGACGGCGAGGTGGCCTCGGCCGGCGATCCCGATATCCGTCTGCTGCAGACGGGCAAGATCAGTCGCCCCGCGCCGCAGGACAGCCTGCCGGCGGGCGTGGTCTGGAAGGTCTCGACGCCCCAGACGGCGGCCCATTTCAGCGCCGCGTGCTTCTTCATGGGCCGCGAGCTGCGCAGGACCGCCGGCGTTCCCATCGGCCTGATCGACGCCACCTGGGGCGGTTCAGTGATCCAGGACTGGATCAGCCGCGAGGGCCTGACCGCGCTGAAGACCTATGACGAGGGCCTGTCGGTGCTGTCCGACTACGCCCGCGACCCGGCGCTGGGCGTCGCCCGCTGGAGCCAGTCGCTGGGCCGCTGGGCGGGCGCCAAGATCCCCGCCGCCAAGGGCCGGGAGAAGCCTGATTTCGACGACCACGCCTGGAAGCCCATGCCCACTGAGGGCTTCTGGGAACAGGCCGCGCCCGACCTCGCCGGCTTCGACGGGACGGTCTGGCTGCGGCTCGAGCTGACCCTGACCAAGGCCCAGGCCGCGCAGGGCGCGACCCTGTCGCTGGGGCCGGTGGACGACATCGACACCACCTTCCTCAATGGCCACGAGATCGGCTCGACCCAGGGCTGGGACACGCCCCGCACCTATCGCCTGGCGCCCGGCGCGCTGAAGGCCGGCCGCAATGTCCTGGCCCTGCGCGTGATCGACATGGGCGGCGGCGGCGGCGCGTGGGGCAAGGCGGCGTTGAAGGGGCTGACCCTGGACGACGGCAGCGTCGTGCCGCTGCCGACCGCCTGGCGCTACAAGATCGCCGCGCCGCTGTCGGAAACGGCCTTGCCGCCCAGCGCGCCCTGGCTGGGCGCCAGCGGGCTCACCACCCTGCGCAACGGCATGATCGCGCCGCTGGTCCCGTTCGGCGTCAAGGGCTTCGCCTGGTACCAGGGCGAGGCCAATGTCACCGAGGCCGCTGAATACGCCCGCCTGATGCCGGCCTTGATCGCCGACTGGCGCGCGGCGTTCGGCGGCGGAAACCCGCCGTTCCTCCTGACGCAGTTGGCCGCCTTCGGTCCCGAGGTCGACCGACCCGTGAACTCCGCCTGGGCCGCGCTCCGCGACGTCCAGCGCCAAGTGGCGGCGGCCGACCCGATGGTGGGCATGGCCTCGGCCGTCGATGTCGGCTCGCCCTATGACATCCATCCCGCCGACAAGCTGCGGGTGGGGCAGCGGCTGGCCCTGCACGCGCGCAGGCTGGCCTATGGCGAGGCCGTCGCCGCCTCGGGGCCCGCGCCGCTGTCGGCCCGTCGCGACGGCGAGACCGTGGTCGTGACGCTGGACCAGCCCGGCGTCGTCCATGCCGGTAACCGGCCGATCGGCTTCGAGCTGTGCGACGCCGCCGCCTGCCGCTTTGTCGACGCCACGGTCGAGGGGGGCAGCGTCCGTCTGGCCACGCCCGCCGGGATGACGGCGACCAAGGTCCGCTACGCCTGGGCCGACAGCCCGATCATCAACCTGTTCGGCGCCAACCGCCTGCCGGCGACGCCGTTCGAGTTGGTGGTTCCCTAGCCGCGCGTGCGATCACGTCCCGAACTGCGTGAACGGCACGCGGTTGAAGAACTCGCGCTCGACGCCGCGCGGGTCGTCCTCCAGCCGCGAGACGGTGTCGAACACCATCGTCTGGCGGCGGGGCAGGGTGTAGGGCTCCCACTTGGGCAGGCTTCCGCCGTTCGGGTCGCCGGTGCGGGCGAAGGCGATGAAGGCGTCGCTCATGGTGTTGGACATGGCTGCCGACTCCGGCCCCGTCCCGACGATCGAGCCCTTAGCGTCCAGCGTGCCGAACACCAGGCCGATGTCGATGGTGTGCGGCGCGCCGAAGATGCCGCCCTGGATCGGCGAGCGCCAGTTGACCTGATAGGCGTAGGCCGGCGCGCCGGCCTTGGCCCTCTCCTCGTCCTGGATGATCGCGGCCTTCCACGAGCGCCCCGCCGTCGAGGCGGCGAAGAAGACGTCGGCCGGCGAGTAGTTCGGATAGGTCTGGCGGTAGAAGGCCACCACCGTCTCGGGATCGATGTCGATGCGCGCGGCGAACTGCCCCGGCAGGCGGGCGATCACCTCGTCCCAGGTCTGGGGGAAGGCCTTGGCGTCCCAGCCGATGAAGCCCTTGGTCTCGTCGTGGGTGTTGCCGACCATCATCGGGATCGACAGGCTCTGGGGCGCGGCGTCGGGGAAGAACGGGTGGCGGGTCAGCGACCGCTGGTCCAGCACCGGGCCCATATAGACCCCGCCGGCCCCGGCGATCGGGTCGACCGCCTTCAGCCCCGCCAGCATCTCGGCGGCGGGCAGGGCGCGCAGGGCGGCCAGGTCCTTGATCCCCAGCTTGTCGAGGAAGGCCTTGGCGCGCTTGGTCGCGTTGAACGGGCCGCCGACCGTGACCTGCTGACCGCTCATGGTGGCGGCGCGGTGGAAGAGGCCCTTGGCGGCGGGCATGGCCATCAGGGTGGCGATCTTGGCGCCACCGCCCGACTGGCCAAACAGCATGACGCAGTCGGGATCGCCGCCGAACCTGGCGATGTTGTCGCGCACCCACTGCAGGGCGAGCACGAGGTCCAGCTGGCCGACATTGCCGCTGTCAGCGACCGACGGGTCGTTGAACAGGC
Proteins encoded:
- a CDS encoding glycoside hydrolase family 97 protein codes for the protein MWAPSHFLTALTALGAISATAAPVHAADHVIASPDGRTRISLSDQGGQANFTLQFKGQTLITPSPLGLVLDKGGALSSGMKITGATQRSADETYELVVGKTRTVRDRYNETTVEFLETGGLQRRLKIIARAYDDGVAFRYVLPDQADLAGVAVVGEETRFDFAGDDRCWALNLGRFGTSHEGEYDPVMARGFRASALYELPVVCQTAKGATFALAEADLRNWAGLYLTGRGDGGLGLQAQLAPRLDDPNKAVLTRIGTDTVSSWRVVMVGEAPGDLVASNLMTSLNPPTALTDTSWIKPGKAAWDWWNGGKVAGAEGMTDAAMKGFIDFAAANRLEYMLIDDGWYVGSGQAPKVLPGTDVTRPIPAINIADLIAYGRERGVGIMLWVHWKALDAQMDEALAAYEAWGIKGIKVDFMDRNDQQMVDFYHRLLTKAGEHRLMVDLHGAYRPTGLVRPYPHYVTQEGVLGAEYNKWSRRITATHNVTLPFTRMLLGPMDYTPGGFRNVAPKDFKSQFILPTVQTTRGQALAMYVVYDSPLTMVSDSPLTYAASPAGLDFISAVPTSWDETRVLSGEIGQYIIIARRKGADWWVGAMTNEAGRTVRVPLSFLGNGAFSAEIREDGAEPTALKTRTQSVKAGQTLSLKLAPSGGGVVRLTPAL
- a CDS encoding glycoside hydrolase family 3 protein, with the protein product MGSMNTKTLCIALLASTFLAGVASAESAAQSTAQPAKWPAAKSQGLIDPATEAFVDSVLAKLTLEEKVGQLIQADIGSIKPEDLKIYPLGSILGGGSSPPLNAPDRSPQKPWVDTAKAFREAAAQRVGGTHVPLIFGIDAVHGNNNVVGATLFPHNIGLGAARDPELIRRIGKATALETSAAGFDWAFGPTLAAPRDDRWGRTYEGYSEDPAIIRQYGGEMILGLQGAVAPFTGGKGGVIQQGLVAASAKHFLGDGGTDKGVDQGDTKVSEDELVRIHAQGYVPAINAGALTIMASFNSWNGQKMHGNKSLLTDVLKGKMGFDGFIVGDWNGHGQVAGCKPTDCPQSINAGLDMFMAPDSWKGLYDNTLAQAKSGVIPMARIDDAVRRILRVKAKMGLFQAARPYEGREGVIGAPEHRAIAREAVRKSLVLLKNDGVLPVKASANVLVAGSGADDIGKQSGGWTLSWQGTGNTNADFPNAESIWTGVKSAVEAGGGRATLSVDGKFDKKPDVAIVVFGENPYAEGVGDLKSTLEYQPGDKADLALLKSLKAQGVKVVSVFLTGRPLWVNPEINASDAFVAAWLPGSEGGGVADVLIGDKAGKPRHDFHGKLSFSWPKTAGQFRLNKGEKGYDPLFAYGYGLSYAKPGKVGRLSEVSGVKVVTENTSNYFVGGKTPEPFAFQAAPSTSVRIAPVDAGNVQEAGRQITFAGDTPATLSIVGDKPMDLSFQTNADMALSFSYRLDAQAAGRVTLAMGEGRLDVTPPAGSPTGQWAGVKIPLKCFQAAGTDVTKVTAPFELASTGAFQVSIAEVKLTADPAGAVCPAKAQ
- a CDS encoding sialate O-acetylesterase, with translation MSLKALILATAMGLSTPALAAPLASVFSDHAVLQRDQPIRVWGRAAPNASVAVDLSGQGVTASADAEGRWSAVLPARPAGGPALTLTVQTGAETQTVSNLVMGDVWLCSGQSNMEYPLRQALNGDGEVASAGDPDIRLLQTGKISRPAPQDSLPAGVVWKVSTPQTAAHFSAACFFMGRELRRTAGVPIGLIDATWGGSVIQDWISREGLTALKTYDEGLSVLSDYARDPALGVARWSQSLGRWAGAKIPAAKGREKPDFDDHAWKPMPTEGFWEQAAPDLAGFDGTVWLRLELTLTKAQAAQGATLSLGPVDDIDTTFLNGHEIGSTQGWDTPRTYRLAPGALKAGRNVLALRVIDMGGGGGAWGKAALKGLTLDDGSVVPLPTAWRYKIAAPLSETALPPSAPWLGASGLTTLRNGMIAPLVPFGVKGFAWYQGEANVTEAAEYARLMPALIADWRAAFGGGNPPFLLTQLAAFGPEVDRPVNSAWAALRDVQRQVAAADPMVGMASAVDVGSPYDIHPADKLRVGQRLALHARRLAYGEAVAASGPAPLSARRDGETVVVTLDQPGVVHAGNRPIGFELCDAAACRFVDATVEGGSVRLATPAGMTATKVRYAWADSPIINLFGANRLPATPFELVVP
- a CDS encoding carboxylesterase/lipase family protein, whose amino-acid sequence is MPATRRTLITGAAALAAYAALPRAGFAAAPRSPVVATTNGKVRGYVQDGVSVFKGLRYGADTGGARRFMAPVNPEPWTDVKDALVYGPASMQTGKGEDGETLSEDCLFLNVWTPAKASRKTGLADGGKRPVMFYIHGGAYNGGSGGSPWYEGTKLAKRGDVVVVTVNHRLNAFGYLYLARLFNDPSVADSGNVGQLDLVLALQWVRDNIARFGGDPDCVMLFGQSGGGAKIATLMAMPAAKGLFHRAATMSGQQVTVGGPFNATKRAKAFLDKLGIKDLAALRALPAAEMLAGLKAVDPIAGAGGVYMGPVLDQRSLTRHPFFPDAAPQSLSIPMMVGNTHDETKGFIGWDAKAFPQTWDEVIARLPGQFAARIDIDPETVVAFYRQTYPNYSPADVFFAASTAGRSWKAAIIQDEERAKAGAPAYAYQVNWRSPIQGGIFGAPHTIDIGLVFGTLDAKGSIVGTGPESAAMSNTMSDAFIAFARTGDPNGGSLPKWEPYTLPRRQTMVFDTVSRLEDDPRGVEREFFNRVPFTQFGT